From a region of the Salvelinus alpinus chromosome 2, SLU_Salpinus.1, whole genome shotgun sequence genome:
- the LOC139563322 gene encoding ETS-related transcription factor Elf-3-like has protein sequence MSSASELCMILTNANMTMYQTGSPEPLQPSLTTVSLPAVGDLLHLSDLSSCSANILAQWYDLNPQYWSKQNVLEWISFHVERSKFDASTLSMSYCSMDGPTLCQLTRDQLLNMFGMSLGTQLYQSLVELKAKYDLNETCKLLDNFLEEFPDFPLLSTVEVNEVVRDTSYTDFSHIFKNFENMKPLSDNGYESDSMHSSSSGGMLSFQNPSSPESRSSESDPEFSYPQIAKVHIKTERGEMKKRGRGRPPKLSRDPKHFYQASTKSKHAPRGTHLWEFIRDILIHPEQNQNQALMKWEDRREGVFKFLKSEAVAQLWGQKKKNSSMTYEKLSRAMRYYYKREILDRVDGRRLVYKFGKNSTGWKVEETELHGM, from the exons ATGTCGTCTGCCAGTGAGCTGTGTATGATCCTGACCAACGCTAACATGACCATGTACCAGACTGGGAGCCCAGAGCCGCTGCAGCCCAGCCTCACCACTGTGTCTCTGCCCGCCGTAGGAGACCTGCTGCACCTCTCAGACCTTTCCTCATGCAGTGCCAATATACTGG CTCAATGGTATGACCTGAACCCTCAGTACTGGAGCAAGCAGAACGTTTTGGAGTGGATCAGTTTTCACGTGGAGCGCAGTAAGTTTGATGCCAGCACACTGAGCATGTCCTACTGCTCCATGGATGGACCTACACTTTGCCAACTGACCAGAGATCAGCTGTTAAACATGTTTGGAATGTCCCTCGGGACGCAGCTCTACCAGAGCCTGGTGGAACTCAAGGCCAAATACG ATCTGAATGAGACCTGTAAGCTTCTGGACAACTTCCTGGAGGAGTTCCCAGACTTCCCTCTGCTCAGCACAGTAGAAGTGAACGAAG TTGTGAGAGACACCAGCTACACTGACTTCTCACACATCTTCAAGAACTTTGAGAACATGAAGCCGCTCAGCGATAACGGATACGAGTCCGACAGCATGCACAGCTCCTCATCAG GTGGAATGCTGAGCTTCCAGAACCCCAGCTCTCCAGAATCCAGGAGCAGTGAGTCTGACCCAGAGTTCTCCTACCCTCAAATCGCAA AAGTGCACATAAAGACAGAAAGGGGAGAGATgaagaagagaggcagaggaagacCTCCCAAACTCAGCCGAGACCCCAAACACTTCTACCAGGCCTCCACAAAGAGCAAACATG CGCCCCGTGGGACCCACCTGTGGGAGTTCATTAGGGACATCCTGATCCACCCAGAGCAGAACCAGAACCAGGCTCTGATGAAGTGGGAGGACCGCCGTGAGGGTGTCTTCAAGTTCCTCAAGTCTGAGGCTGTGGCGCAGCTGTGGGggcagaagaagaagaacagcAGCATGACCTATGAGAAACTCAGCCGCGCCATGAG ATACTACTATAAGAGAGAGATCCTGGATAGAGTGGACGGTAGACGGCTGGTCTATAAGTTTGGGAAGAATTCCACCGGCTGGAAGGTGGAAGAGACCGAGCTGCATGGCATGTGA